The Thalassophryne amazonica chromosome 18, fThaAma1.1, whole genome shotgun sequence DNA window AGGGAGAAGTATGCCTTCAAGCCGACGGAAGAGAACATCCTTGTCGAGTGGttccaggagaggaaggagttttATGACAAGTCGGATAGCAAATTCTATGCCAAAACCTCTAAGAGGAAGAAGCTGGAAGCATTGGCCAAGAGGCTTGGCTGTGATGGTAAGGTATTTTATTTGGTCAGGCTTGTATTTTATTTGGTCATTGAGACTTATTTTATGTTCTTTTGGTCGTAATTTTAAAGTGTTATGTTTTTCTTCTACAGTGGACAAGATTGAGGGTTGGTTCCGAAATCAGCGAACGGCTGTTGGCAAACTGATGAAGTGCACAAAGAGTGGCTCAATGGCCCAGAAGAGGACACCCAGACAGGAGTGGCAGCTGAAGTCGTTCACTTTTTTGCAGGAACACATCGCACCCAGGACATACACAACAGAGCCAACAGAGGTAAGCATTGACATGGAGCAGAATGAATCGAGAGTGTGATTATATTTCCTTGCACTGCTTGCAGTTTATTTAACAGAGCCTTTTTCATTGATAGGTTGTCTTCTCTTTTCTAATCCAAACTGTTTTTTGCTAATGCATACAGCTTGGGAAGGCCTCTTCGTCACACGATGTACATAGCGAGTCTGAGAGTGGCAACGAAGAGCGTCCACAGTCCCCTGCCATTTCAAGTGTGGCCACAGGAGGCAGCAGGCTGGGCAAGCGGGCAAAGACCAGCCGCTTGGAGGATGCGATGCTGAAGTACTTTGAGCAGCCACGGCCTAGTCAAGACATTGGCAAACAGGTATGTTTTTCCACCTATAACTGAAAAAGcttctattaaaaaaaacaccaccaccacaTGAGCTGTCACTGTAACAGGCCAATGTGCCGCAACACAAGTATCAAATCATTTCTTCCGATTGCAGTTGCAGACTGTTTCCAGACCAGTGGACACCAGGGAAGCTTTTGGGCAGTACATGACCCAGTACATGCACAGgattcccgacagcaggtgggacGAGTTCACATGGATGCTCTGCAGCTGCTGAGTAGATACTCTAGGCCTGGAGGGGACCAGACATATTTTCAGCAATTGGTCCAGGGTCCATCGCAGCAATGGGGCCATGGTCCGTCACAGCAGTGGGGCCAGGGTCCGGCGCAGCAGTGGGGCCAGGGTCCGGTGCAGCAGTGGGGCCAGGTTCTGGCGCAGCAGTGGGGCCAGGGTCCATCGAAGCAGTTGGGTCAGGGTCCGTCGCACGGTCCacacaagcagcagcagcagtggccACTTATGCCAAGGTCGCACAGTACCCCACCAGAGGTATTTTCACAGGTAAATACTAGTTAAACCTCTTGCACTATAATACACATGCCTTGTAATTAATATTATATATGATGATTTTCATGTATATTTCTGCTCATGACACCCAGAAGTGAGGACATTGCAAACCTTAACATCGCTTTCAGGCCACTGTACCATGCTCAGTGATGAGGACAAGGACGTCCTGACACCCCCAGCAGGATCAGAACAGTAGCTTGGAGTCTGAGTCATAGTGTGTTTCAGTTCTCAAATTGTTGGACTATTCGGTGTGTTCCAGTGCTCAATCTGTTGGACTATTCTGTGTGTTCCAGTGctcaaactgttggactatttaatTGGGACTTTTTGCAGTGCAATAAAATGCATTATTCCTGTATACTCATGTTTGATTTTTTGACTTTTGCATGATAAAATTAAGGTGGTATTTGCAACTGATAAAGATGTACTTGAAAAAAGTCAAACAGTTGACAACCTTAAAAACTTCAAAAAACAAAGACTGAGACATCACATGTAATTTAGACCACTGGTTGTAAAATTCCCAACTTTGAGCAGGTACCGAACTCGGCTGACATATGAGGTTTGGTGTTGGGTTAACCGGCTTGCTGACGCCAAACCATCCCACTTTTACAACCAGAGGTCCActttaaaaatacaaataatttaTAAAATCAAAGGAATACAATTCTTGATTATTCAGGTAGTAACACCAACAATCCTCGTAAAGTCATCTGTGgagataaaaataattaaaatgattaAATCATGGCTCCTTTCATATATGAAATTGGAAAAATTTGGcccccgtacaaactgaaatggacttttgccatatttttgttgtttttactacatacctccatagaattcagtcataaatagcccaaactatacctttttggaatctttatgatcagacaaataatgtatacTTTttagtatgattggagcattttaaaattttgaaccctgtgtaatccttccttGACCCCGACCTGggtgcttattgaaaattcaagtggcccgtttgctttttcaaaagagtaatgtttaaggagtgtTTGTACCatgtttggtgcttgtatcaccatttgaaggattcctgtgTAAATATTATGTCATCTGCTGTATAACAGAGGGAGTGTTTGTCTCCCATTTTGAATGAGCCACGTGAGTGTTCATCATTCGGAAAGGAATACTGGAACCAGGTGGATATGTCAATATGTATGTCAATTGTGCAGtcaggcaaataaatatttgatccactgttgattttgcaagttttcccacttacaaagaatggagaggtctgtaatttttatcgtaggtacacttgaactgtgagagacacatctgacacattgagattatcacggcagtattatgggtatattatgaatgcatcgtgcacgtgttggGTGTggatggcatctgcattgcggtcataaaagaagcgcactcgggccgtcggcatcactattcacaccaacaatacaggctctggagcatttgctggacttggacaagttgatcacagagttaatgttcattttgtcatgcgagggttaactgttcatgagtttggggagcgggaggggggaagccgctcagggtgtgagactgtttttttttttttttttttttctgagagtgtcacagaaaacagacttcagtgtgagttgtggctaaacagcaactcttccttttgttggtgttaaataaaagtcctggaggagacccgattgcagcagctattacgtctttgtggatctacacagccgggcCGGcattgactggcaggtatgtcactttctgccacatatgcttgtagtactttgggtttacgtgacgtgtttcttatgcattcacagattgtccgcaaagcagatgtaataaaaacgctttattcatggccaatttgtatgcattcactacaacatattttagtttgtgatgtggacatgatgggcacaatatacactaaacaaaaatataaacgcaacacttttggttttgctcccattttgtatgagatgaactctaagatctaaaactttttccacatacacaatatcaccatttccctcaaatattgttcacaaaccagtctaaatctgatagtgagcacttctcctttgctgagataatccatcccacctcacaggtgtgccatatcaagatgctgattagacaccatgattagtgcacaggtgtgccttagactgcccacaatgaaaggccactcagcacaatgccacagatgtcgcaagatttgagggagcgtgcaattggcatgctgacagcaggaatgtcaaccagagctgttgctcgtgtattgaatgttcatttctctaccataagccgtctccaaagatgtttcagagaatttggcagtacatccaaccagcctcacaaccgcagaccacgtgtaaccacaccagcccaggacctccacatccagcatgttcacctccaagatcgtctgagaccagccactcagacagctgctgaaacaatcggtttgcataaccaaagaatttctgcacaaactgtcagaaaccgtctcagggaagctcatctgcatgcttgtcgtcctcatcggggtctcgacctgactccagttcgtcgtcgtaaccgacttgagtgggcagatgcttacattcgctggtgtttggcacgttggagaggtgttctcttcacggatgaatcccggttcacactgttcagggcagatggcagacagcgtgtgtggcgtcgtgtgggtgagcggttttctgatgtcaatgttgtggattgagtggcccatggtggcggtggggttatggtatgggcaggcatctgttatggacgaagaacacaggtgcattttattgatggcattttgaatgcacacagataccgtgacgagatcctgaggcccattgttgtgccatacatccaagaacatcacctcatgttgcagcaggataatgcacggccccatgttgcaaggatctgtacacagttcttggaagctgaaaatgtcccagttcttgcatggccggcatactcgccggacatgtcacccattgagcatgtttgggatgctctggaccggcgtatatgacagcgtgtaccagttcctgccaatatccagcaacttcgcacagccattgaagaggagtggaccaacattccaca harbors:
- the LOC117530495 gene encoding uncharacterized protein LOC117530495, yielding MHNLVPPFSKKLPMEGRQDPHLWEGKPLPHPLLVFALHRQFQIFLTSPYLHVCETAEGEEEEEFDDDGSNTGKPCKDREKYAFKPTEENILVEWFQERKEFYDKSDSKFYAKTSKRKKLEALAKRLGCDVDKIEGWFRNQRTAVGKLMKCTKSGSMAQKRTPRQEWQLKSFTFLQEHIAPRTYTTEPTELGKASSSHDVHSESESGNEERPQSPAISSVATGGSRLGKRAKTSRLEDAMLKYFEQPRPSQDIGKQLQTVSRPVDTREAFGQYMTQYMHRIPDSRWDEFTWMLCSC